A window of the Nitrospirae bacterium YQR-1 genome harbors these coding sequences:
- a CDS encoding glycosyltransferase family 2 protein, with product MYNEASNVAFLFQRLTPILETTGLNYEIVCVNDGSSDDTLKRLQQERQNNHAIVIIDLSRNFGKELALTAGLKYTVGKAVIPIDSDLQDPPELIISMIAKWREGFDVVYAVRRSRSGETFLKRFTAKMFYKTINYITDIDIPRDTGDFRLLDRRVVDVLNKIPENTRFMKGLFAWVGFKQTGIFYDRDPRFSGETKWNYWKLWNFAIDGITLFSVTPLKIWSYVGFSIAFLSFLYASFLIVKTLIRGIDVPGYASIMVTVLFIGGIQLLSVGILGEYIGRIYREVKRRPLFIVNKVYGINKDNVNEETPDT from the coding sequence ATGTACAATGAAGCGTCTAATGTTGCCTTTCTATTTCAGCGCTTAACCCCGATACTTGAGACAACCGGCCTCAATTACGAAATAGTTTGTGTTAACGACGGAAGCTCTGACGACACACTGAAGAGGCTGCAACAGGAAAGACAAAATAACCATGCAATAGTGATTATAGACCTCTCCCGTAATTTCGGCAAGGAGCTGGCCCTTACGGCAGGCCTTAAGTACACGGTGGGAAAGGCGGTTATCCCTATAGACAGCGACCTACAGGACCCCCCTGAGTTGATTATCTCAATGATAGCAAAGTGGCGTGAAGGCTTTGACGTTGTTTATGCTGTAAGACGCTCCCGATCCGGGGAGACCTTTTTAAAGCGTTTTACCGCTAAGATGTTCTACAAGACAATAAATTATATTACCGATATAGACATCCCCAGAGATACCGGGGATTTCAGGCTTCTTGACAGGCGGGTAGTTGACGTGCTTAACAAAATTCCGGAAAATACAAGATTTATGAAAGGGCTCTTTGCATGGGTCGGTTTTAAACAAACCGGTATATTTTATGACAGAGACCCCAGGTTCTCCGGTGAAACTAAGTGGAACTACTGGAAACTTTGGAATTTTGCTATAGACGGAATCACTCTTTTCAGTGTAACCCCCCTGAAGATTTGGTCTTATGTGGGATTTTCCATTGCTTTTTTATCATTCCTATATGCTTCTTTTTTAATTGTCAAAACATTAATCAGAGGGATAGATGTTCCCGGGTATGCATCCATTATGGTCACGGTACTGTTTATTGGTGGAATCCAACTTTTAAGCGTAGGGATTCTTGGTGAGTATATAGGACGGATTTACAGGGAGGTCAAAAGACGTCCCCTCTTTATTGTTAATAAAGTTTATGGAATAAATAAGGACAATGTTAATGAGGAGACCCCGGATACCTAA
- a CDS encoding glycosyltransferase family 2 protein, which yields MLNEPHATTQKSCDFKHNPSFAIIVVSDSSGINDSITSLRQPNCNIYVVAEALVVDTINTRCLSVDYILYIGKDCVMEPFALDEYICIINEIPDVDFIYSNHDYISRRKNRRFCPVFKPSPASETLYRLNYVGDVWVVRREFISGLSISSVNCLSLEVSLHVCKMKGRSHCISRVLFHVSVEREDERAIEFSGGCDEVLTSYIKSGTDTGFSLQKQNPSGIYSVNYILKSTPLISIIIPNKDNSSVLKKCTDSILSKSTYRNFEIVIAENGSVTNQTFLLYDNLKKKENIKIITIPGKFNYSRVNNRAVAESSGDVLIFLNNDTEVITPQWMEKMLCHALKTGTAAVGAKLYYPDGTIQHGGLVLGFGGVAGDPFQGADGRSDGYLYALQAVRNVSAVTGACLMLRRELFDHIGGFDESLPLAYNDVDLCLRLNAAGFETIWSPESELRHYESVSRGYDITAGKKLRLKNESDIFTNKWKAVLQKGDPHFSSDLYFLYESF from the coding sequence TTGCTTAATGAACCACACGCCACCACCCAAAAATCATGTGATTTCAAACATAACCCGTCCTTTGCCATAATCGTGGTTTCTGACAGCTCCGGCATTAATGACTCAATCACCTCACTGAGACAGCCAAACTGCAATATTTATGTTGTGGCGGAAGCTCTTGTTGTGGATACGATAAATACCCGTTGTCTCTCCGTGGATTATATTTTATATATCGGAAAAGACTGTGTGATGGAGCCTTTTGCCCTGGATGAGTATATTTGCATTATAAATGAAATCCCTGATGTTGACTTTATATATTCCAACCATGATTACATCAGCCGCCGCAAAAACAGGCGGTTTTGCCCTGTGTTTAAACCCTCTCCGGCCTCAGAAACCCTTTACCGCCTCAACTATGTGGGAGACGTTTGGGTGGTAAGAAGGGAGTTTATCAGCGGGCTTTCTATTTCCTCCGTCAATTGTCTAAGCCTTGAGGTGTCTCTTCATGTGTGTAAAATGAAAGGACGGAGCCACTGTATCTCAAGGGTGCTCTTTCACGTAAGTGTCGAGAGAGAAGATGAAAGGGCAATTGAGTTTTCAGGCGGCTGCGATGAGGTTTTAACCTCTTATATCAAAAGCGGTACCGATACCGGTTTTAGTCTTCAGAAGCAAAACCCCTCCGGTATATACAGTGTTAATTATATATTGAAATCAACCCCGCTAATCTCAATCATAATACCAAATAAGGACAACAGCTCTGTGCTGAAAAAATGTACAGACTCAATTCTTTCAAAAAGCACTTATAGAAACTTTGAAATAGTAATAGCCGAAAACGGCAGTGTTACAAATCAAACATTTCTGCTCTATGACAACCTAAAAAAAAAAGAAAATATAAAAATAATAACGATACCCGGCAAGTTTAACTATTCACGGGTAAATAACCGGGCTGTTGCCGAGTCCTCCGGGGACGTTTTAATTTTTCTGAATAACGACACGGAGGTAATAACGCCTCAGTGGATGGAAAAAATGCTCTGTCATGCTCTGAAAACCGGAACCGCAGCGGTAGGGGCAAAACTGTACTACCCTGACGGCACAATTCAACACGGTGGTTTAGTGCTGGGATTTGGGGGTGTTGCAGGGGACCCTTTTCAGGGTGCAGACGGTAGAAGTGACGGATACCTGTATGCACTTCAAGCTGTGCGAAACGTATCTGCCGTAACCGGGGCTTGTCTTATGCTTCGCAGAGAGCTGTTTGACCATATCGGGGGTTTTGATGAAAGCCTTCCCCTTGCTTACAATGACGTTGACCTGTGTTTACGCCTAAATGCCGCAGGGTTTGAGACAATCTGGAGCCCCGAAAGTGAACTCCGCCACTATGAGTCTGTAAGCAGGGGATACGATATCACTGCCGGCAAGAAACTGCGGCTTAAAAATGAATCTGATATTTTTACAAATAAATGGAAAGCGGTGCTTCAAAAAGGGGACCCTCACTTTAGCTCTGACTTATACTTTTTATATGAGAGTTTCTGA
- a CDS encoding CCDC90 family protein, with translation MKESVIFDTHAYVKRLKAVGFTEEQAEVQTEVLSELLEESLATKRDLKELENILRRDLKELENNFKRDVKELENKVARDLKELELKLSVRLGTIVAVGIAGVAAVMKLISH, from the coding sequence ATGAAAGAAAGTGTAATTTTTGATACCCATGCATATGTGAAAAGGCTTAAAGCTGTAGGGTTTACTGAAGAACAAGCTGAGGTGCAAACTGAGGTTTTATCCGAGTTGTTAGAGGAAAGCCTTGCTACCAAACGTGACTTAAAAGAGCTTGAAAACATTCTTAGACGTGACTTAAAAGAGCTTGAGAATAATTTTAAGCGTGATGTGAAAGAGCTTGAAAACAAGGTTGCCCGTGATTTAAAGGAGCTTGAATTGAAATTATCTGTACGGCTTGGCACTATCGTTGCCGTAGGGATTGCAGGAGTTGCAGCGGTTATGAAGTTAATTTCACACTAA
- a CDS encoding VCBS repeat-containing protein: MPGLFQVIPVLLLLLISGNAEGGHNVRHFPENVPEHASIYGDISTPLVFGDIDGDGKNEIIFGTKNGYVFAIERDGKKTGFLKVGDSVKVQPILVNFERNAHPDIVVFSRLSEYNKPAKESLMVIVDGKMFTKKLEIKIEGSVVSKPAAADFDNDGNVDFLVSGRGLYLIDGAYLAKMAPPQVYSYSSSGVSLTSPVVDDFNDDGINDFLIPYTNKNQYFIDVFLSTGKEFGYVKTTFPVSGEMKVPPTTVRTRDDAVVQWLLIAPEADNKISSWTLTWSHESEKLSLKFNSRSAEVLADGKNQVPLICENGNSCKLMARAPDNSTLSFLDPVSFKGADSTGGIPQYANIPAYFRIRQGAAASLSTAFIEDGTLYVYEAGKKIKLASVSAEIPGLEKIYLFPVLKDGGSDYILAGTDGDNKIWLDGNNTFKADFVQPNEHGYLNQGVYPLKETNAFFEEMENFIDIRNEGRLNEMLNLMAQLYPGNVDFHRGVEALKTRIKAEALRYAKLEEMKNELRKKASKYDYFLLAQWLLSDNIEVNLNYVVKQDPEFLEEERIAGLYKDLEQVKSFLKAFFPITSGILVLIAVVLIIFNYSFFIKLYLNIFDRLGTTLLFKKLIRERGGVEELNEYLEAEGYFKWPLDQKTDFRFRIFLALLLKEKNHLWFEVLSIYEMAVLACGGLKDQDRWTFYRYLLYLYKRLFYKKIHRDSVFLWFVFQLRHAFASDFYDYPDRGDAEISLLKYELARVFINMNEYKPAFNYFHKLILQDSAAGQSPTAGDDVLRFLEFIPEKKLENYFINYRRHFFSRVRGLAEQIRVLSFYRLRNLNERLVSLISSMYEECFLRGGLPKVIVSNYTPADLACVHGAFITIKAINRVKGTEVVLRCIYNKYKALNIALDPRIKELPDIFARVINVHKNKRWSVVVEQALPYKSLKRTAEKGITVKEAVEILVLLSECLLKYRSGWFVPNLHPSFIFKEGTNIYFSATGISKPNMDRIYLKTFKNKTGGDFFIDPSFVENPVVENVLSSTEAIEKNTVALLGLIAYYLIEGKPLIKDNFVSGQHIVQLTKCKSAGKAINSALSPPDERISLSEFCNLIREISWEPQDESKVL; encoded by the coding sequence ATGCCAGGGCTCTTTCAAGTAATACCGGTACTGTTACTGTTATTGATAAGCGGAAATGCCGAGGGCGGCCACAACGTCCGGCACTTTCCTGAAAATGTTCCTGAGCATGCATCCATCTATGGAGATATATCCACGCCCTTAGTGTTTGGTGACATTGATGGAGATGGAAAAAATGAAATCATCTTTGGAACTAAAAACGGCTATGTTTTTGCTATTGAGAGGGACGGGAAAAAGACCGGATTTTTGAAAGTTGGTGATTCTGTAAAGGTACAGCCGATATTGGTAAATTTTGAAAGAAACGCTCATCCCGACATAGTTGTCTTTAGCAGACTTTCCGAGTACAATAAACCGGCAAAAGAGAGTCTGATGGTTATCGTTGACGGAAAAATGTTTACCAAAAAGCTGGAAATTAAAATAGAAGGCAGTGTGGTTTCAAAACCTGCGGCTGCCGATTTTGACAATGACGGTAATGTGGATTTTCTTGTTTCAGGGCGTGGACTTTATTTAATAGACGGAGCTTATCTGGCAAAGATGGCTCCCCCTCAGGTGTATAGTTATTCCTCTTCAGGTGTCAGCCTTACATCCCCCGTGGTTGATGACTTTAACGACGACGGAATAAATGATTTTCTTATTCCATATACAAATAAGAATCAGTATTTTATAGACGTGTTTCTTTCGACCGGAAAAGAATTTGGTTATGTAAAAACCACATTTCCGGTCAGTGGCGAGATGAAAGTTCCTCCAACGACAGTTAGAACAAGGGATGATGCTGTTGTGCAATGGTTACTTATAGCTCCTGAGGCAGACAATAAAATTTCCTCATGGACACTTACATGGTCTCATGAGAGTGAGAAACTATCACTTAAGTTTAACAGCCGCAGTGCAGAGGTCCTGGCTGACGGTAAAAATCAGGTGCCGCTTATCTGTGAAAATGGAAATAGTTGTAAGTTGATGGCAAGAGCTCCGGATAACTCCACGTTAAGTTTCCTTGACCCGGTTAGTTTTAAAGGCGCGGACAGTACAGGTGGAATTCCTCAATATGCTAATATACCGGCTTATTTCAGAATTCGGCAAGGAGCTGCGGCGTCTCTGAGTACGGCCTTTATTGAGGATGGGACGCTCTATGTGTATGAGGCCGGCAAGAAGATAAAACTTGCCTCAGTATCCGCCGAAATTCCCGGCCTTGAAAAAATATATCTGTTTCCGGTTTTAAAAGACGGCGGCTCCGATTATATCCTTGCCGGAACAGACGGCGACAACAAAATATGGTTAGATGGCAACAATACATTTAAAGCTGACTTTGTGCAACCAAATGAGCACGGGTACTTAAATCAGGGAGTGTATCCATTGAAGGAAACTAACGCCTTTTTTGAAGAGATGGAAAATTTTATAGACATAAGAAATGAAGGCCGATTAAATGAAATGCTTAACTTAATGGCGCAGCTTTATCCGGGCAATGTGGATTTTCATAGAGGGGTGGAGGCATTAAAGACGAGAATAAAGGCGGAGGCACTGAGATATGCAAAACTTGAGGAGATGAAAAATGAGCTGAGAAAAAAGGCTTCTAAATATGATTATTTTCTGTTAGCGCAGTGGCTGCTTTCGGACAATATAGAAGTGAATCTTAATTATGTTGTAAAGCAAGACCCTGAGTTTCTGGAAGAGGAGCGGATAGCGGGATTGTACAAAGACTTAGAGCAGGTTAAATCTTTTTTGAAAGCCTTTTTTCCTATTACCTCCGGCATATTGGTTCTTATTGCAGTTGTTTTAATCATATTTAACTATTCTTTTTTTATAAAACTGTACCTTAATATTTTTGACCGTCTTGGCACAACCCTGTTATTCAAAAAACTGATAAGAGAGAGGGGCGGTGTTGAGGAATTAAATGAGTATCTGGAAGCTGAGGGCTATTTTAAGTGGCCGCTTGACCAAAAGACTGATTTCAGGTTCAGGATTTTCCTGGCTCTTTTATTAAAGGAAAAGAACCACCTCTGGTTTGAGGTTCTGAGTATCTATGAAATGGCCGTTCTTGCCTGCGGCGGCTTGAAAGACCAGGATAGGTGGACATTTTACCGGTATCTTCTGTACTTGTACAAAAGACTTTTTTACAAGAAAATCCACAGAGATTCTGTGTTTCTTTGGTTTGTTTTTCAGTTGAGGCACGCCTTTGCCAGTGACTTTTACGACTATCCCGACAGAGGGGATGCAGAGATATCACTTCTTAAGTATGAACTGGCCAGGGTTTTTATAAACATGAACGAGTACAAGCCTGCATTTAATTATTTCCATAAACTGATACTTCAAGACAGTGCAGCGGGACAGAGCCCTACAGCGGGGGACGATGTTTTAAGGTTTCTTGAATTTATACCGGAGAAGAAGCTTGAAAATTATTTTATTAATTATCGCAGGCATTTTTTCAGCAGAGTGCGGGGGCTGGCTGAGCAAATCAGGGTGTTGTCATTTTACCGGTTAAGGAACTTAAATGAAAGACTTGTTTCACTTATCAGCTCCATGTATGAGGAATGTTTTTTGAGAGGCGGTTTACCCAAAGTGATAGTGTCAAACTATACACCGGCGGATTTAGCCTGTGTTCACGGAGCGTTTATCACCATAAAAGCCATTAACAGGGTAAAAGGAACAGAGGTGGTGTTGCGCTGTATTTATAATAAGTACAAAGCACTCAACATAGCGTTGGACCCGCGGATTAAGGAACTTCCTGATATATTTGCAAGAGTGATAAATGTCCACAAAAATAAACGGTGGAGCGTTGTGGTAGAGCAGGCGTTACCATATAAGTCTTTAAAAAGGACAGCAGAGAAGGGGATTACAGTAAAAGAGGCGGTGGAGATATTGGTGTTACTTTCAGAGTGTTTGTTAAAGTATCGCTCCGGCTGGTTTGTACCAAACCTTCATCCGTCATTTATATTTAAAGAAGGCACAAACATTTATTTTTCGGCAACCGGAATATCCAAGCCCAACATGGACAGGATATATCTGAAAACATTCAAAAATAAGACAGGAGGAGATTTCTTTATAGACCCGTCTTTTGTAGAAAACCCGGTGGTTGAAAACGTGTTAAGTTCCACAGAGGCCATAGAAAAAAACACTGTAGCATTACTGGGTCTTATTGCGTATTATCTTATAGAGGGTAAGCCGTTAATAAAAGATAATTTTGTTTCAGGCCAGCATATTGTTCAGTTGACAAAGTGCAAAAGCGCCGGTAAGGCGATAAACTCAGCATTAAGTCCGCCCGATGAGAGGATATCTCTTAGTGAGTTTTGTAACCTTATACGGGAGATTTCATGGGAGCCGCAGGATGAGTCGAAAGTTTTGTAA
- a CDS encoding glycosyltransferase produces MDSPKISVVMPAYNHELFVAEAIESVLMQSFSDFEFIIINDGSQDGTADIIKQYTDSRIVCYYQENAGSHAAINKGLSLAKGDYVSIINSDDLYRCNRLEVLYNKAVNDKLDFLVTDLTLIDRNSDAITDTGHIWIKWYEGLKDVYRKTPSPLMAILAGNYTISTSNFFFRRSIIGKIGYLSSLKYTLDYEYAIRAMEFNEKGFFFLVDTPLFFYRLHGDNTILKDPVAAHLEAYTLVADALKHTYGADIAPAIDHLTEMTLAIKTLCEGHMGFSVKRYIKKYIKPGTTLFKLAKAISAVTG; encoded by the coding sequence ATGGACAGTCCAAAAATAAGTGTTGTGATGCCCGCCTACAACCATGAGCTTTTTGTGGCTGAAGCAATAGAGAGTGTGTTGATGCAGAGTTTTAGTGATTTTGAGTTTATAATAATAAACGACGGTTCGCAGGACGGCACTGCTGATATTATAAAGCAATATACAGATAGCCGTATAGTGTGCTATTATCAGGAAAATGCCGGTTCTCACGCTGCAATAAACAAAGGATTAAGTCTTGCAAAGGGCGATTATGTTTCGATAATTAACTCTGATGATTTGTACCGTTGTAACAGGCTTGAGGTTCTTTATAATAAGGCCGTAAACGACAAGCTTGACTTTCTTGTGACAGATTTAACCCTGATAGACAGAAACTCCGATGCCATTACCGATACCGGCCATATATGGATAAAATGGTACGAAGGGCTCAAAGACGTTTACAGAAAAACACCGTCTCCGCTTATGGCAATACTAGCCGGTAACTATACAATAAGCACGTCCAACTTTTTTTTTCGAAGGAGCATTATAGGAAAAATAGGCTACCTGAGCAGCCTGAAATATACTCTTGATTACGAATACGCCATAAGGGCGATGGAATTTAACGAAAAGGGTTTCTTTTTTTTAGTTGATACCCCCTTGTTTTTTTACCGCTTGCATGGGGACAACACGATACTCAAGGACCCTGTCGCAGCCCATCTTGAGGCTTACACTCTGGTAGCCGATGCGCTTAAGCATACCTATGGGGCGGACATAGCCCCTGCAATTGATCATCTCACTGAAATGACCCTTGCAATAAAAACCCTTTGCGAGGGACATATGGGATTTTCTGTAAAAAGATATATTAAAAAATATATAAAACCGGGCACCACCCTGTTCAAACTGGCCAAGGCCATTTCCGCTGTCACAGGGTAA
- a CDS encoding glycosyltransferase, whose translation MTETGRPEISVVMPAYNHEMYVDEAIESVLSQTFKDFELVIVNDGSTDGTEAVIKRYDDPRIRYYYQENGGSHDAINKGISLSRGDYVAIINSDDAFYCDRLEVLLNTAKTEGLDFVVSAVTLIDGNSNIISDPAHIWIKWYEKLKTAYRENESPLKAIMVGNYTISTSNFFVKRTLFDEIGTLSNLRYVLDYDFAIRAMKRDESKFRFLVESEHLLYRLHGKNTILSDTVSAHLEAYELISEAVKHIFGKEIIPSVDHLKEMTYCIRSLSGGYENFASQLLTERYIIRNSFSHKLGKLLTLRTFKEKKGKTVKDVQSLKAGIELFIDDVDVVSFDLFDTVFDRHIEPPERVKALVSELISKYLRDTYGKELAAIDILLIRNEVETNLRNFNATHGEDYECSYKSVVRAMSEKILGRLDEDFVKQVIVFEIITENQAIYVKDGMMDLIKWIKSRGKKMIAISDMYLDKDILWEIIRLKSLAGLFSSLYVSSERALNKISGNLFKHVMFSEKTLPERILHIGDHKEADYKVPVSLGFKAIRFYDLKQHKKKHILKTYNTLANNNIYWCGRYLLQLVKPSRETTESSFFYHYGYTLLGPLYALFVYGVIEAVKRFHLKKLFFIAREGDLFLEIYNRLAGNFFKKDELPEALYVYITRKTTALPSIYKGLTKEKAWMTFHKPQKEGLQSLFDVYGLHESEFEEIALKSGFLSLQEPVREKDNWCLTVMLKDQRFQKLVKKKARKERHMLRDYLRQTGFFGSKSVAFIDIGWSGSIQKFLDDTFGNRPDYPHLYGLYFGFSNGARYVFNSAKNTIVGVLFDDRYSSPVERIFSRFEELFEEGARALHATVTGYKNNPHTKEIEPIYKDDSDRAREIELQHNSDISDIRRGVLDFTEEFRKALVLTNYTFSELKPFFMTMAERAVAFPKKDEIKELFSIKHAEDFGRKNITDLSGCMIEKKSVLLSPAAFKRIVKDSMWRYGTAKSLGIPGMNVFFRLLDIVRGI comes from the coding sequence ATGACAGAGACAGGCAGACCTGAAATAAGTGTGGTAATGCCGGCTTATAACCATGAGATGTATGTGGATGAGGCGATAGAGAGCGTACTTTCCCAGACATTCAAAGACTTTGAACTGGTCATAGTAAATGACGGCTCTACAGACGGCACGGAGGCTGTTATTAAACGATACGACGATCCCCGCATACGTTACTATTACCAGGAAAACGGTGGCTCACATGATGCAATAAACAAGGGAATTTCACTCTCACGTGGCGATTATGTCGCTATCATTAACTCAGATGACGCCTTCTACTGTGACCGCCTTGAGGTTCTACTGAACACGGCAAAAACCGAGGGGCTGGATTTTGTAGTTTCTGCGGTGACTCTGATTGACGGCAATTCCAACATAATCTCAGACCCAGCGCACATATGGATCAAGTGGTATGAAAAACTAAAGACTGCCTACAGAGAAAATGAATCTCCTCTTAAAGCAATCATGGTAGGCAATTATACAATCAGCACCTCCAATTTTTTTGTAAAACGCACCCTTTTTGATGAAATCGGTACATTAAGTAATCTCCGCTATGTTCTTGATTATGACTTTGCGATAAGGGCAATGAAGAGGGATGAGTCAAAGTTTCGTTTTCTGGTTGAGAGCGAACATCTTCTGTATCGTTTGCACGGTAAGAACACAATCCTTTCGGATACGGTGAGTGCTCACCTTGAGGCTTATGAGCTTATATCAGAGGCGGTGAAGCACATCTTTGGCAAGGAAATAATCCCGTCGGTTGACCATCTGAAGGAGATGACCTACTGTATCAGGTCACTAAGCGGGGGATACGAGAACTTTGCATCTCAGCTGCTTACCGAGCGTTATATAATAAGAAATTCCTTTAGCCATAAACTTGGTAAACTTCTCACTCTGCGCACCTTTAAAGAGAAAAAGGGTAAAACAGTAAAAGACGTACAATCACTGAAAGCAGGGATAGAGTTATTCATAGACGATGTTGATGTGGTATCTTTTGATTTATTTGATACAGTTTTTGACAGACACATTGAGCCACCCGAGCGGGTTAAAGCCCTTGTTTCCGAGCTGATTTCAAAGTATCTAAGAGACACATACGGCAAAGAGCTGGCGGCTATTGACATTCTTCTGATTAGAAATGAGGTTGAGACAAATCTTCGCAACTTTAATGCAACCCATGGGGAGGATTATGAGTGCTCTTACAAAAGTGTTGTAAGAGCAATGTCTGAGAAAATCCTCGGCAGGCTTGATGAGGACTTTGTCAAGCAGGTAATCGTTTTTGAAATCATAACGGAAAACCAGGCAATTTATGTAAAAGATGGAATGATGGATTTAATTAAATGGATAAAATCCAGGGGTAAGAAAATGATAGCTATCTCCGATATGTATCTAGATAAAGATATCTTGTGGGAGATTATACGATTGAAGTCATTGGCAGGGCTCTTCAGCTCTCTGTATGTATCATCGGAGAGAGCTTTAAATAAGATTTCAGGTAATCTGTTTAAACATGTAATGTTTTCCGAAAAAACACTTCCGGAGCGGATTCTTCACATAGGAGATCATAAAGAGGCCGATTATAAAGTGCCGGTAAGCCTCGGATTTAAAGCTATACGTTTTTATGATTTAAAACAGCACAAAAAAAAACACATTTTAAAGACATACAATACCCTGGCCAACAATAATATCTACTGGTGCGGCAGGTATCTGCTTCAGTTGGTTAAACCTTCAAGGGAAACCACGGAGAGCAGTTTTTTTTATCACTATGGTTATACACTTTTAGGGCCTCTTTATGCGCTTTTTGTTTATGGTGTCATTGAAGCGGTAAAAAGATTTCACCTGAAGAAGCTGTTTTTTATAGCACGTGAGGGGGACCTTTTTCTTGAGATATACAACAGGCTTGCCGGTAATTTTTTCAAAAAAGATGAACTGCCGGAGGCCCTCTATGTTTATATAACAAGAAAGACTACAGCGCTTCCATCAATCTATAAGGGGTTAACAAAGGAAAAAGCATGGATGACTTTTCATAAGCCGCAGAAAGAGGGGCTACAGTCACTTTTTGATGTTTATGGACTGCATGAGAGTGAGTTTGAGGAAATTGCTTTAAAATCCGGGTTTTTAAGCCTTCAAGAACCGGTAAGAGAAAAAGACAATTGGTGTTTGACTGTTATGCTGAAGGATCAGAGATTTCAAAAGTTAGTTAAGAAAAAAGCCAGGAAGGAAAGGCATATGCTCAGGGATTATTTACGCCAAACCGGTTTTTTTGGAAGTAAGTCCGTTGCCTTTATAGATATTGGATGGAGTGGTTCGATACAGAAGTTTTTAGATGATACTTTTGGTAACAGGCCGGACTATCCACACTTATACGGCTTGTATTTTGGCTTTAGTAATGGTGCAAGGTATGTTTTTAATTCGGCTAAAAACACTATCGTGGGCGTATTGTTTGATGACAGGTATAGTAGCCCTGTTGAGAGGATATTCAGCCGGTTTGAAGAGCTCTTTGAGGAGGGCGCAAGGGCACTACATGCAACTGTCACCGGTTATAAAAACAATCCTCACACAAAAGAAATTGAACCCATTTACAAAGATGACAGCGACAGAGCCAGAGAGATCGAACTGCAGCACAATTCTGATATATCCGATATAAGAAGAGGGGTATTGGATTTTACAGAAGAATTCCGGAAAGCGCTGGTATTAACTAACTATACATTTTCCGAGCTGAAACCGTTCTTTATGACCATGGCTGAACGTGCTGTTGCTTTTCCTAAAAAAGATGAGATAAAAGAGCTGTTTTCCATTAAGCATGCTGAGGATTTCGGCAGAAAAAACATTACAGACTTAAGTGGCTGTATGATAGAGAAAAAATCAGTGCTTCTAAGTCCGGCGGCATTTAAGAGGATTGTTAAAGATTCCATGTGGCGCTATGGTACGGCAAAAAGTCTGGGAATTCCGGGCATGAATGTTTTTTTCCGGCTGCTTGATATTGTAAGAGGAATTTAG